The Actinomadura sp. WMMB 499 genome includes a window with the following:
- a CDS encoding carboxymuconolactone decarboxylase family protein, whose amino-acid sequence MNIDIPGGKDPIGYVWGEMVPGIGPAAANFSMAVYAHTTLGLREFEAARLRIAQINGCVFCLDWRTERDGEKVEDGFLDAVTEWRTTTAFDDRTRLAAEYAERYAVDHHGLDGEFWDRMTAHYSQVEIVELSMCLGSWLAFGRLNHVLGLDAMCMLPNKP is encoded by the coding sequence ATGAACATCGACATCCCCGGCGGCAAGGACCCGATCGGGTACGTGTGGGGGGAGATGGTGCCGGGCATCGGCCCCGCCGCCGCGAACTTCTCCATGGCGGTGTACGCCCACACCACGCTGGGCCTCCGCGAGTTCGAGGCCGCACGGCTGCGGATCGCGCAGATCAACGGTTGCGTCTTCTGCCTCGACTGGCGCACCGAACGGGACGGCGAGAAGGTCGAGGACGGCTTCCTCGACGCCGTGACCGAGTGGCGCACCACCACCGCGTTCGACGACCGGACGCGCCTGGCCGCCGAGTACGCGGAGCGGTACGCCGTCGACCACCACGGCCTCGACGGCGAGTTCTGGGACCGGATGACCGCGCACTACAGCCAGGTCGAGATCGTGGAGCTGAGCATGTGCCTCGGCTCCTGGCTCGCCTTCGGCCGCCTGAACCACGTCCTGGGCCTCGACGCCATGTGCATGCTCCCCAACAAGCCCTGA
- a CDS encoding LysR family transcriptional regulator — MDDLETRELRYFVAVAEELHFGRAAVRLGIAQPPLSRAIGRLERRLGVRLLDRDRRGVALTDAGRVLLREAGTALDAVAAAARRTRRAGDPERPLVLATKAGASHELLQRLLGALASDPGAAPVEVLLCEVGEQAGLLRDGRADVALMHRPYDDLAGFDTEDLCVEGQVAILPAAHPLAARDRLTLADVQHVPDLPIARWPRLDGTYPDGPGPEVRTQSQLAQLVALGRTLLVIPASSRAWQWPEHVAVPVADAPEVTTVIAWPSASRSREVAALVRAAAALHHPGGDQGTGPDGPADAGAGRRPPPGS; from the coding sequence GTGGACGATCTCGAGACCCGCGAGCTCCGCTACTTCGTCGCCGTCGCCGAGGAGCTGCACTTCGGGCGCGCCGCCGTCCGGCTCGGGATCGCGCAGCCGCCGCTCTCCCGCGCGATCGGCCGGCTGGAGCGGCGGCTCGGCGTCCGGCTCCTCGACCGGGACCGCCGCGGGGTGGCGCTCACCGACGCCGGCCGGGTGCTGCTCCGCGAGGCCGGGACGGCCCTCGACGCGGTCGCCGCCGCCGCGCGGCGGACGCGGCGCGCCGGGGATCCGGAGCGGCCGCTGGTGCTCGCGACGAAGGCCGGGGCGTCCCACGAGCTGCTCCAGCGGCTCCTCGGCGCCCTCGCGAGCGACCCCGGCGCGGCGCCCGTCGAGGTCCTGCTGTGCGAGGTCGGCGAGCAGGCGGGGCTGCTCCGCGACGGGCGGGCCGACGTCGCGCTCATGCACCGCCCCTACGACGACCTCGCCGGGTTCGACACCGAGGACCTCTGCGTCGAGGGCCAGGTCGCGATCCTCCCCGCCGCGCATCCGCTCGCCGCCCGCGACCGGCTCACGCTGGCGGACGTCCAGCACGTCCCGGACCTGCCGATCGCCCGCTGGCCCCGGCTCGACGGCACCTACCCGGACGGGCCCGGACCGGAGGTGCGCACGCAGTCGCAGCTCGCCCAGCTCGTCGCGCTCGGCCGGACGCTGCTCGTCATCCCCGCCTCCAGCCGCGCCTGGCAGTGGCCCGAACACGTCGCGGTGCCCGTCGCCGACGCACCGGAGGTCACCACGGTGATCGCGTGGCCGTCGGCCAGCCGCTCCAGGGAGGTCGCGGCGCTCGTCCGCGCCGCGGCCGCGCTCCACCACCCCGGCGGCGACCAAGGCACCGGCCCGGACGGCCCCGCGGACGCCGGGGCCGGCCGGAGGCCGCCGCCCGGTTCGTGA
- a CDS encoding SDR family oxidoreductase translates to MERVNETKTALVTGANKGIGFAIARGLGAIGFTLAVGARDEGRREEAVGKLRAGGADAFGVALDVTSDASVAGAAEAIERTAGRLDVLVNNAGIAGRTDGGAQDPATLDLDVLRTVLDTNVFGVVRVTNAMLPLLRRADSPRIVNMSSNMGSLELRTGPVLAAYAPSKSLLNSITVQYARGFEGTNVIVNAACPGYVATDFTGFAAPRTPEQGAAIAIRLATLPDDGPRGGFFDDAGTVPW, encoded by the coding sequence ATGGAGCGCGTGAACGAGACGAAGACCGCGCTGGTGACCGGCGCGAACAAGGGGATCGGTTTCGCCATCGCCCGGGGGCTCGGGGCGATCGGCTTCACGCTCGCGGTGGGAGCCCGCGACGAGGGAAGGCGCGAGGAGGCCGTCGGGAAGCTGCGCGCCGGGGGCGCCGACGCGTTCGGGGTGGCCCTCGACGTCACCTCCGACGCGAGCGTCGCCGGAGCGGCGGAGGCGATCGAGCGGACGGCGGGACGGCTCGACGTGCTCGTCAACAACGCGGGCATCGCCGGCCGGACGGACGGCGGCGCGCAGGACCCGGCGACGCTCGACCTCGATGTCCTCCGCACCGTCCTGGACACGAACGTGTTCGGTGTCGTGCGGGTGACGAACGCGATGCTGCCGCTGCTCCGCCGCGCGGACTCCCCGCGCATCGTCAACATGTCGAGCAACATGGGTTCGCTGGAGCTCCGGACGGGCCCGGTCCTGGCCGCGTACGCGCCGTCGAAGTCGCTGCTCAACAGCATCACGGTGCAGTACGCCCGGGGCTTCGAGGGCACGAACGTCATCGTCAACGCGGCCTGCCCCGGTTACGTGGCGACCGACTTCACCGGCTTCGCCGCGCCGCGGACGCCCGAGCAGGGCGCCGCGATCGCGATCCGCCTCGCCACCCTGCCGGACGACGGTCCGCGCGGCGGTTTCTTCGACGACGCGGGGACCGTCCCCTGGTGA
- a CDS encoding CdaR family transcriptional regulator — protein MIDEYPENGLDVRERYQKAMRLRVHHLTGRVLDMLKQAEHAYRSSGTIPQQEPPQWIARSIDRALDAVTLPPAEMAATLDMPDRTGTRRGRQGVPERALLRAYHLGGRELSVASAQWAMEEGVDHRDVAPLIDAIWRVTEEHSSAAVAALRGAREEIVEPSRAGHLLDALLNGDEESRTVAAVARSFAVPETGRYAVVVRHPAHGGVREEDLVPFARGTRLVWRRHGVTAVGVAVLGTAAATSLAGALPAAGGYRTGVSGAMEGLASLGRARQGAEAAARTLRGPGLAFLEERFPAAMLHADPGLARQFQAQVLAPVLALDAGRRDALLETLEAWLRAGGSAGRVADDLFCHRNTVQNRLRRLEELTGRSLSAPTDVIDLGLAVQAFRQFGDEPPGRAG, from the coding sequence GTGATCGATGAATACCCCGAGAACGGCCTGGACGTCCGGGAGCGCTACCAGAAGGCGATGCGCCTGCGCGTGCACCACCTGACGGGGCGCGTCCTGGACATGCTCAAGCAGGCCGAGCACGCCTACCGCAGCAGCGGAACGATCCCGCAGCAGGAGCCGCCGCAGTGGATCGCGCGGTCCATCGACCGGGCCCTGGACGCGGTGACGCTGCCGCCCGCGGAGATGGCCGCGACCCTTGACATGCCCGACCGGACGGGCACGCGGCGGGGCCGGCAGGGCGTCCCGGAACGCGCGCTGCTGCGGGCCTACCACCTCGGCGGCCGGGAGCTGTCGGTGGCGTCGGCGCAGTGGGCGATGGAGGAGGGTGTCGACCACCGGGACGTCGCCCCGCTGATCGACGCGATCTGGCGGGTCACCGAGGAGCACTCGTCGGCCGCGGTCGCGGCCCTGCGCGGCGCGCGCGAGGAGATCGTGGAGCCGAGCCGCGCCGGGCACCTGCTGGACGCGCTGCTGAACGGGGACGAGGAGAGCCGCACGGTCGCGGCGGTCGCCCGGTCGTTCGCCGTCCCGGAGACCGGACGGTACGCGGTGGTGGTGCGGCATCCGGCGCACGGGGGCGTCCGGGAGGAGGACCTCGTGCCGTTCGCCCGCGGCACGCGGCTGGTGTGGCGGCGGCACGGCGTGACGGCGGTCGGCGTCGCGGTGCTCGGCACGGCGGCGGCGACGAGCCTGGCGGGCGCGCTGCCCGCCGCCGGCGGGTACCGGACGGGGGTCAGCGGCGCGATGGAGGGGCTGGCGTCGCTGGGCCGCGCACGGCAGGGCGCGGAGGCCGCGGCGCGGACGCTGCGCGGGCCGGGGCTGGCGTTCCTGGAGGAGCGGTTCCCGGCGGCGATGCTGCACGCCGACCCCGGGCTGGCGCGGCAGTTCCAGGCGCAGGTCCTGGCGCCGGTGCTGGCGCTGGACGCGGGCCGGCGGGACGCGCTGCTGGAGACGCTGGAGGCGTGGCTGCGCGCGGGCGGGTCGGCGGGCCGGGTGGCCGACGACCTGTTCTGCCACCGGAACACGGTGCAGAACCGCCTGCGGCGGCTGGAGGAGCTGACGGGGCGGTCGCTGTCGGCACCCACGGACGTGATCGATCTCGGGCTGGCGGTCCAGGCGTTCCGGCAGTTCGGGGACGAGCCGCCGGGCCGCGCCGGGTAG